One Euphorbia lathyris chromosome 1, ddEupLath1.1, whole genome shotgun sequence DNA segment encodes these proteins:
- the LOC136210598 gene encoding amine oxidase [copper-containing] gamma 2-like: MESNTFLRFLFIFLTGALLILFTWTHLPYAPPPPTSATDCATNSPWCTSKNRLQSKQPSTNNILKKPPATTGIRHESKLPGHPLDPLTIKEFNKVRTAIASHPLFKSSPYSLHSVVLDEPEKSLVLQWKKGDPMLPRKAEVVARVNGVSYVLTVDIETGEVKLEETKPASGYPTMTVEDMTSATLAPLANPYFNRTIIQRGVDLKDLACLPIAPGWYGADEENRRVIKVQCYSMKGTVNFYMRPIEGLTVLIDIDTKEVIEISDQGRNIPIPKAANTDYRYSTIDANQRLKFINPISIEQPKGPSFKVEDDHLVRWANWEFHLKPDARAGVIISQARVQDPDSGEMRNVMYKGFSSELFVPYMDPSDAWYFKTYMDAGEYGFGLQAMPLVPLNDCPRNAYYMDGVFAAADGTPYVRSNMVCVFESYAGDIAWRHAESPITGMEIREVRPKVTLVVRMAASVANYDYIVDWEFQTDGLIRIKVGLSGILMVKGTQYVNMNQVSNQEDLYGTLLSENVIGVIHDHYVTFYLDMDIDGSNNSFVNVNIKKKVTSPGQSPRTSILTATKKVAKTEKDAQIQLKLYNPSEFHVINPSKKTRVGNPVGYKLVSGGTAASLLDHNDPPQKRGAFTNNQIWVTPYNRSEQWAGGLFVYQSHGEDTLAVWSERDRPIENKDIVVWYTLGFHHIPCQEDYPIMPTVSSSFDLKPVNFFQSNPILRVPPNVVNDLPVCKPSPAAST; this comes from the exons ATGGAATCAAACACTTTCCTCCGAtttctcttcatctttctaacCGGAGCTCTTCTCATACTCTTCACTTGGACTCATCTTCCCTATGCACCACCGCCGCCAACCTCCGCCACTGACTGCGCCACCAACTCCCCTTGGTGCACCTCAAAAAACCGCCTCCAATCCAAGCAACCATCCACCAATAACATCCTCAAAAAACCCCCGGCAACCACTGGAATCCGCCACGAATCAAAACTTCCCGGTCACCCGCTAGATCCTCTCACCATTAAAGAATTCAACAAAGTCCGTACAGCTATTGCTTCTCACCCGCTCTTCAAATCCTCTccttactccctccattccgtCGTCTTGGATGAGCCCGAGAAATCGCTGGTGCTTCAATGGAAGAAGGGAGACCCGATGTTACCGAGAAAAGCCGAAGTTGTTGCACGTGTCAACGGCGTGTCGTACGTGCTAACGGTGGATATTGAAACAggcgaggttaagttagaaGAAACAAAACCTGCCTCCGGTTATCCGACGATGACGGTGGAGGATATGACTTCAGCTACATTGGCCCCGCTTGCGAATCCGTATTTTAACCGTACGATCATCCAGCGTGGAGTTGATCTGAAGGACCTGGCTTGTTTACCCATCGCCCCCGGTTGGTACGGTGCGGATGAGGAAAACAGGAGAGTTATTAAGGTACAGTGCTACTCCATGAAGGGCACTGTGAACTTCTACATGAGACCAATAGAAGGGTTGACCGTACTCATCGATATCGACACTAAAGAAGTTATCGAAATATCTGATCAAGGCAGGAACATACCCATACCAAAGGCCGCCAACACAGACTATCGTTACTCCACTATCGACGCAAATCAACGGCTGAAATTCATCAATCCGATTTCGATAGAGCAGCCAAAAGGACCGAGTTTCAAAGTGGAGGATGATCACTTGGTCAGATGGGCAAACTGGGAATTTCATCTGAAACCCGACGCGAGAGCTGGTGTGATAATTTCTCAAGCCCGGGTTCAGGACCCGGATAGTGGAGAGATGAGAAATGTTATGTACAAAGGTTTCTCTTCGGAGCTATTCGTGCCGTATATGGACCCGAGTGATGCTTGGTATTTTAAGACGTATATGGATGCGGGTGAATACGGGTTCGGGTTGCAAGCCATGCCGCTTGTCCCGCTTAATGATTGTCCCCGGAATGCATATTACATGGACGGCGTGTTTGCCGCCGCTGATGGAACTCCATATGTCCGATCAAACATGGTCTGCGTGTTCGAGAGTTATGCCGGTGACATTGCGTGGCGTCACGCCGAGAGTCCAATAACGGGCATGGAG ATAAGAGAAGTAAGGCCAAAAGTGACGCTTGTGGTTAGAATGGCAGCATCGGTAGCAAATTACGATTACATTGTAGATTGGGAGTTCCAGACGGATGGACTAATCAGAATTAAG GTTGGACTTAGTGGAATTTTGATGGTGAAAGGCACACAATATGTGAACATGAATCAAGTTTCCAATCAAGAAGATCTCTACGGAACTCTATTATCAGAAAACGTTATAGGTGTAATCCATGACCACTATGTCACATTTTACCTTGACATGGACATAGATGGTTCAAACAATTCCTTTGTGAATGTGAATATTAAAAAGAAAGTGACTTCACCCGGACAATCACCGAGAACTAGCATTTTAACTGCTACGAAAAAAGTGGCTAAGACTGAGAAGGATGCACAAATTCAGCTTAAACTTTATAATCCGTCGGAATTCCATGTGATTAACCCGTCTAAGAAGACGCGGGTTGGGAACCCGGTTGGGTATAAGTTGGTTTCTGGTGGCACGGCAGCTAGTTTGCTTGATCATAATGATCCTCCACAGAAACGTGGAGCGTTTACTAATAATCAGATATGGGTCACTCCATATAACCGGTCGGAGCAATGGGCGGGTGGACTATTTGTTTATCAGAGTCATGGTGAAGATACTCTTGCAGTATGGTCTGAAAG ggatCGTCCAATTGAGAACAAGGATATAGTGGTGTGGTATACACTAGGATTCCATCACATACCATGTCAAGAGGATTATCCTATTATGCCCACTGTCTCATCAAGCTTTGATCTTAAACCTGTCAATTTCTTTCAAAGCAATCCTATTCTCAGGGTACCCCCAAATGTTGTCAATGATTTACCTGTTTGCAAACCTTCTCCTGCTGCTTCTACTTAA